One segment of Panicum virgatum strain AP13 chromosome 3K, P.virgatum_v5, whole genome shotgun sequence DNA contains the following:
- the LOC120700152 gene encoding protease Do-like 5, chloroplastic has protein sequence MALRPLLHLLLPSPPHRSPILPPSPPPPSSSATTRRTAAAALLLLAAAAGAPPPRPARAAAELEDVDEARVVRLFQEASPSVVFIKDLVVAGPQGRGGGGEEEVDEEEGGAKVEGTGSGFVWDSAGHIVTNYHVVAKLAGDGSVFHRCKVFLEDSSGKSYSKEGTLIGCDPAYDLAVLKVDADSEKLRPALIGTSRDLRVGQSCFAIGNPYGYEHTLTTGVVSGLGREIPSPSGRAIRGAIQTDAAINAGNSGGPLIDSYGHVIGVNTATFTRKGSGISSGVNFAIPIDTVVQSVPNLIVYGTSVSNRF, from the exons ATGGCGCTGCGGCCgctgctccacctcctcctcccgtcGCCTCCCCACCGGAGCCCCATCCTCCCGCCGTCAccgcctcccccctcctcctctgccaccactcgccgcaccgccgccgccgcgctcctcctcctcgccgcggccgcgggcgctccgcctccgcggcccgcccgcgccgccgccgagctcgaggacgtcgacgaGGCCCGCGTCGTCCGCCTGTTCCAG GAGGCGTCGCCGTCGGTGGTGTTCATCAAGGACCTCGTCGTCGCGGGGCCGCAGGGGCGGGGAggtggcggggaggaggaggtcgacgaggaggagggcggcgccaaGGTGGAGGGGACCGGGTCCGGGTTCGTGTGGGACTCCGCGGGCCACATT GTAACAAATTACCATGTGGTTGCAAAACTAGCTGGGGATGGATCTGTGTTTCATCGCTGCAAG GTATTCTTGGAGGATTCTAGCGGCAAAAGTTACTCAAAGGAAGGGACGCTAATAGGGTGTGATCCAGCATATGATCTTGCTGTACTGAAG GTAGATGCTGACAGTGAGAAGTTGAGGCCTGCTCTGATTGGCACATCACGGGATTTGCGAGTTGGGCAAAGTTGTTTTGCCATTGGGAACCCTTATGGTTATGAACACACTCTAACTACTGGG GTGGTTAGCGGATTAGGGAGGGAGATACCATCTCCCAGTGGGAGAGCAATTCGTGGGGCTATACAGACAGATGCTGCTATAAATGCCG GTAACTCAGGAGGTCCACTTATTGACTCTTATGGCCATGTAATTGGTGTTAACACAGCTACATTCACACGTAAAG GATCTGGGATCTCATCCGGGGTGAACTTTGCCATCCCCATCGACACCGTCGTACAGTCAGTCCCCAACCTAATTGTATACGGGACCTCTGTGAGCAACAGGTTTTAA